The bacterium genome contains a region encoding:
- a CDS encoding uL14 family ribosomal protein gives GTRVFGPVGRELREKKFMKIVSLAAEVV, from the coding sequence TCGGAACCCGCGTCTTCGGCCCCGTGGGTCGCGAGCTGAGGGAAAAGAAGTTCATGAAGATCGTTTCCCTTGCGGCAGAGGTAGTATGA
- the rplX gene encoding 50S ribosomal protein L24: MIKRGLAKERRKKFLVKKNDTVLVITGDERGKRGRVLHVLHKRNSILIENVNFIRRSTKAKRVDQKGGIVEKEGPVRISNVMLVCANCDRPTRIAHKTLSDGRKVRVCKKCGEMI; encoded by the coding sequence ATGATTAAGCGCGGTCTTGCTAAGGAGCGGCGCAAGAAGTTCCTTGTCAAGAAGAATGACACGGTCTTGGTGATCACAGGCGACGAGCGTGGCAAGCGTGGTCGTGTTCTTCACGTTCTTCACAAGCGTAACTCTATCCTGATAGAAAACGTCAATTTCATAAGACGTTCTACTAAAGCGAAGCGTGTCGATCAGAAGGGCGGGATTGTTGAGAAGGAAGGCCCTGTGAGAATATCTAATGTGATGTTGGTCTGCGCTAACTGCGACAGGCCGACGAGGATAGCGCACAAGACGCTTTCTGATGGTCGTAAGGTTAGGGTCTGCAAGAAATGCGGCGAGATGATATAG
- the rplE gene encoding 50S ribosomal protein L5, with translation MSKFLAFYREEVVPKLTEEFGYKNVHEVPRLLKIVINVGVGEAIQNLKLLDEAAAELAQITGQKAAIRRARKSIAGFKLRAKMPIGCSVTLRGRRMYEFYDRLVNAGLPRVRDFRGVSDRAFDGRGNYTLGILEQIIFPEIDYDKVSRIHGLSVTIVTTARRDDEARQLLAHLGMPFKRA, from the coding sequence GTGAGCAAGTTTCTTGCGTTTTATAGAGAAGAAGTAGTGCCCAAGCTGACAGAGGAGTTTGGCTACAAGAACGTGCATGAGGTTCCGCGGCTTTTGAAGATCGTGATCAACGTAGGGGTTGGGGAGGCTATTCAGAACTTGAAGCTTTTGGACGAGGCGGCTGCGGAGTTGGCCCAGATCACTGGCCAGAAGGCGGCGATACGGCGTGCTAGGAAGTCGATAGCGGGCTTCAAGCTTCGGGCTAAGATGCCAATTGGTTGTTCCGTGACGCTTCGCGGAAGGCGGATGTATGAGTTTTACGATCGGCTGGTGAATGCTGGGTTGCCTCGTGTGAGGGATTTCAGGGGTGTTTCGGACCGGGCCTTTGACGGTCGTGGGAACTACACGCTTGGGATATTGGAGCAGATAATTTTTCCAGAGATAGATTATGACAAGGTGAGCCGTATCCACGGGCTTTCGGTAACTATTGTGACCACAGCAAGGCGGGACGATGAGGCCCGGCAGCTCTTGGCTCATCTGGGTATGCCTTTCAAGAGGGCCTAG
- a CDS encoding type Z 30S ribosomal protein S14 yields MAKKSLIAKWKMVPKFKVRAYNRCKICGRSRGYLRKFEMCRICFRNLAREGELPGVRKASW; encoded by the coding sequence ATGGCAAAGAAATCGCTGATAGCTAAATGGAAGATGGTGCCCAAGTTCAAGGTTCGCGCCTACAACCGGTGCAAGATCTGCGGTAGGTCCAGAGGTTATTTGAGGAAGTTTGAGATGTGTAGAATATGTTTTCGGAATCTTGCTCGAGAGGGTGAGCTTCCGGGTGTTAGAAAGGCTAGTTGGTAG